The sequence tgggtGTTTAATTAATGCTTTTGACCAACCACATGAAGATTCTTTCCTCTGTTTATTTATCATGCCAAAGTGAGATAAATATTTCAACCAAAATTATTAAATGTTGTTTGCAGATGTTTTTATCGGGCtgttttcatatttttgaaagaattcaatattttttcttgttttttaggGGTATAATAGGCTGTTTTCACACCTGCCGAAAAAATTCTAGGAAATGTTTATCATGGAAGAAAAATTTTCTAATCCCCGAAAATCTTTGGTTTGTTTTTTAAGCCAAAGATAAGGGaggcaaaaaatacaaaaaataaaaggaaacagTGAGCGGATGTTCATCCAGACTGGTACCACTTGGTGTTGTTGTACAGTTACTTTAGATCAGTGGGTCCCATTGGTAACTAATTGGATTGCAAAGGTGACCTCCGATTTAATTGCTTTCCCATTtcatttttcaaccaaaaaagagCTGCGTCGCACttccatctttttcttttttctttttttaatctctctCCCTCACACACCCAAATCATTATATTTTCTCCATTCAGCCAAATTTTtgctgaaaaaaagaaaatttgcctCCGCCTAGACAAATTGTTGCTATATCTTTGGCACAAATTTTTTACATATACGTGATTATGTGTACCATAATTTAATAGTAACTGTTActggctttttttgttttaattgggAAGGGAAATCTtagtaataaattttaaattaagttATCATCAAAGCCATTCTCAATTTATGCTGTTCCAAAGAAACATCGTCCAATTTATGTTAAACGGCAACTCATTTTTGTTACCAATAAGAGAAATTTCTGAttaccataaaatatatatatatatattaatataaatttatgattttttttattttattttttggggacaGTTTGTGATGGTTATACTGAAGGGATCAGTAGCTATATCATTTGGAGGGAATAAAGACCCAGCGGCATATGCAGAAATAGTGTCAATGGGTGGGATTAATTCAGCAGTGAAGAAGGACCTGATTGCTACACTTGGCACGATTCTGCATGCCAAGCTGTCTGTACCCAGGACTCGATTTTTTCTCAAAGTGTTTGATACAACTGCAGGTCGTACTAATTCCAAGTTGTGATGGTTCTCGGGCAACATACATATAATCCGACTCAATAAGAACGCGTTTCATCTTTCCTTACTTTCCTTACTATTTTTGTACCTTTTTTGTTTGCATCcttccaacctttttttttgggccctAGGCTGCTCTTGTATTCCTTCTATCTATATCATGATAATGTGATATTCTATACTAATTGCAAGTGAAAGTGGGAGATCCATTTGATATATTATAGTGTTTTTAGTACTATTGATGCTAtgtctttattatatattttgcatgtcaAAACTTTCCGTTATGTctttaaagaaaaatacaatGGTTTACCATTCCAAATGAATGGTGatgaatgatgatgataataataacaataataataaatttttttctctctatttttgtttctctgcgctttacttgaaattgttaaaatttataGAATCAATTATGCAGCCACATTATATAAGTctgaacccaaaaataaataaaaaaaatggtgctTTGACATAAATATAGTATaaggggttttattttgttttattttaattttggaccAAGTATCATTTAGGTTTAACAAAATGTCATTTGTAACAAAAGATAACCATGTtcctttttagaaaaaaattagagtttGAATTCACaccaaatatcaaataaataaacaagataACGATGGTACTTTtggctaattaattaatgctaGAACGATATGTTGACTTATCGTATATATAGATTATTGTCTTATATGATTGCTTAaacacataaaagaaaaagactatCATATTATTTGGTTAACATAATATTCTGGGAATCTAAAAGATTCATGAGAAAGTTTACTTGAGTTAAAATTAAATTCGaagaacaaaacaaattcaTCAAAAGTATGTGATATTCTCATAATGAATGTGATAATTGTatctctataaatatatatcactaacctttttttgtttttttttttttcttattacatCTCACTaataatttctcaaaatttACCAAAGCACCaccaatggaaatttttttgatcGGGAAGATAAAAGATTTATTGAGGATGTAAATCAAGAAACAAAATAGGCTCCAGCTTCGGCTGGTTTGTAAGGGTCTAATTTAATGGAATATTTCCACCCGAAACCTTTGTAGCTATTGAATCAGCATTTAGATCATAGACCTAACATCAAATTAGGAGTACAAGAATTAAAAGAAACATGCAAATTACAAATATCATCTAAAAAACTTGAACAACAAGAAAACCAAGATTCATATTATTGGACCATGTATCTAAAAAGTGTtctttaataatgaaaaaaatttgtgttttcaaaattaaattaaaaaaaaaaaacaaaattatttagttTAGAAACAAATTCCACCATCCAAAGTAGGGACTTTGTGTAGAAAAGGAGGAGATGTATACAGTGAAGGTAGAAAGCAATAGATTCAACACAACTAAATCACCTTCCACCAAAAAAAGATACAACTAGATCATCAAGTCCTAATGCTATACAAAATTCCAAaggtttataaaaaaatatacgaAATTCCAAAGATAGTAATAAAgctgttttattaaaattttccgatttgaataaataaatagtcacATATCACCAAGTCCGCACGTCGCTATTTCAACTAATTGATTGATCGTCTTGTCTCCTCCACATTATGATGTAATCGGTATCCTCCTCTTCACCCCTCACCCCATCGAGTGTGATGCATTTTGTTCTGCAGTACTGGTTCttaactttttctttcccaacatatatatgtatatattttttggacaatATTTCCCAATAAGATTTGcatgaaatatattataattttttttttaattttattatttttattttctttattcccTTTTTGAGTTGGGGTGTGATTCTCCTTCTTCCTCTAATGTTCTATTAACGCGTGAAAGAAATGAAATCTCTTGCAAatgattttgatgattttgGTCCTGATAACGATTATGCAAATTAGTCTGGAATTAGAAAACGAACAAAAAGGATCTTAGATTTCATTTGGTAATGTATAtagttagtttttaaattttagttttttctatttaaatatctcaaataactataaatttgaaataaataaaaaattaaaattaaaattcactGCAATAAAGAGAAAATCTATGAGATCTGTACTACGATTTACTTTGAATATTGAACCTTTCATTCAAAAAGATCATGCTTGAAATTATTTCAAGCATCCATGGTGCAATGGATCTAGTAAGACATACATTGTGTGATGTGTACTGTATcatgttaatattttaaatatgacacaattaaaattgaaataaagatTTTAAACATGACACGGCTAGCTAATGATAATtataaattgttaaatattttaaacaattatgaatttaaagtaaataaaaaattaaaatcaaaattcactGCAATAAAGAGGAAAACTATGAGACGTTTACCATGACTTACTTTGGATATTGAACCTTTCAATCAAAAAGATCATGCTTGAAATCATTTCAAGCATCGATGGTGCAATGAATCTGGTAAGACAAGCACTGTGTCATGTCAGGTAGTCTTACAAATCAACCTCTAAGTTAAAGTTTTGTTATCATGAATGTTCACTTGATACGTAAAGGTGATTATAATGTTTTAGATAATCTTGTTTCTAAACATGAATTACACAACCCTGGTAAATGAGGCTATGCCCTGTGGTAAAATAATATCAcgtcattcttttttttatatggaagAGTTGATAGACAAATTGAATTGGTAATTATAAATTTACTGAATAAGACTAATTTGTCATATTGTGTGAGTTAAAATTATCAATGTAACCAAGAATACCATCATTTGATTGTTCGCTTTGAATTTAGATCTAAtgtttgaaagaacaaaaaacaacgataaaaaaaaaaaaagtgttaaacTTCCAGAAGATCAAGATTCATGAGAAAAGCACAATAGAGGGAAGAAAAGCGAGGTAGACCATCGTTGATTGAAAGAAGGCACGCAGCAGACCAAGAAAAACAGAGGACTAACGTGTTGATTGTTTTTTggttcaatcttttttttccttttatttttttggatagaatTTGGTTCAATCTTTCTTGTTCGCATATTGTGCCAAAGGTGAGATGATAAGAGTGGACAAACATGTATGATTCCAATTTTGATTTGGTGGCTAAAGCGGTGATGATATATAATGTGTACAAGGAGTTCTACATATTTAAAGTTGTTCGACTCCGTATAATTACACAGTTGTAGATTTTTATCACCCACCACGCTTCATACTTTCTCCATAATATTAatctcataatatatataaaaaaaacatttgataCAATAATGATTTTATGGTAtatttatgaagaaaaatttttatatgaCAATTCATATTAtgtaattagaaaatattattgttaaataaaattagctCAATCAATATTCCTTCAATATACCTTTAACGTATACATTAGGGatgtaaatgaaaaataaaaaattattctcttATATGGTAGTTAATTATATGATATGCATGAATGTAAACTTTAGTATTTCATATGAATTAGAATCTTTTATCCCGAATTTTATACCACTGGTAATAGAATCTCCTATATATCTTTTTAGATTTTAGAAATTGGAGTTTGTGGCAATTTGCATTcttgttaaaataaataaataaagtaatagaaacaataataataattccccATTGCGTCCCAACCAATAATACAGTACACCATCCCCGAACAATTTTATTGGTGGGGTCTGTACGGGGGACTTATTGGTTGGCGGCTAAATGTTCGTACTAATTATGATGTATATGATTACTGTAATAACCAGTGGAGGGAGCTATTTGGCAAGGGTGGCAAGAGATGATAGAGGGAGGGTGATATATATTACTGTGTTCAAGTCCAGAACATCAATTCCTGAAGCCGCAGAATTAGAAGCAATTTGGAAAGCTATGGAGGTGGCCTTTCTTCAGAAGTGGGATAATATCATCATCGAAACAGATGCCCTCCATGTAGTCAACGCAGTGAATCAGAAGGAAGGAAGTGCTCTCCATTGGGTGACTGAAAAGTGTTTTAAGGATGTTTTGTTGATTTTGTCTAATTTAGTCAATTTAAGGTTAGTCTGAGCTAATACGTCTGCTAATGAATTAGCCCATGCAATTTGTAAATGGGCGGCAGCACAATCCTTTTGTTGGTTTTGTTGATTTAGCATGGTTGTCTCCGTTTGTTGTGGATCTTATGACACAGGAGAATATACCTAAGGAAGACCCTTGTATCTAGGCTGTTTTGTTTCATGCCttcggttttttatttttaatgaaatcccaatttcatcaaaaaataataataataataataatttatgaagTATATGAttattacttattaattttggGCTTAACGAAGTACACTGAGTCAACAATTTGAACATTCAATTTTTATTCCTGGtgttaattttatagttgtctGGAATTGAAAAATTGTATGATCTACCTGAATGGCTTTCCTTTTACTTCAAAAATGATCTATATATTGATCTTCATTAATAGAAAGCCTTTGTTaaacacacgcacacacacgcacccaaaaaaaaaaaaaaaaaaaaaaaaaaaaaagagcgagACGTGAGCAAAAGTTTTCATATTATTGCTTTATTCCTACCACAATTATATAAAACTTGTATAGTTAGTTTTAATTTCATGATTATTTTGttcgtttttttctttttttttttgggcaactAATTCGCTGTATGAATAAGAGTATTTTCAAtagcaaatattattttattattgctgttttaaaaatttaatattagtaTAGTCTTTCTAatgataaaaatcaatattaatactaaattttaactttattactCCAATGGTAAATACCAAAAAATagtattgataaattttaaaatttattttagtcAAATTATGAGACCCATGTTAACGAAGATATATGTGGGTAAAGGATACAAAACACGGTACtcatatttaaatattcatttacccaattaaaataataaatttaatttactaaATACATGAATTCTAACTTTTTGAAAGTGAAATTCATTAGCAAATTTTGTCAGTTGGGTTTTTGTGCCAAATGTGGGGTAAAAAATATCCTTGGAAAAATTTATCACTCTTTATTGGAGTAGTAAAATACGTAACTTGTGCCATTTTTGACAATGTCATGTGCCAATATAGCATGCCATTGGAGATGTTAgtatttacttttttctttttcttttctttttttttaatcttttcctttgttttttttcattatattgtcTGTTTTATCTGGCTCTGTTTCTAATAACTTTAgtgtatttttctaaattttgaaaagttctAGTACTCTATAATCTATTATCGGAAAGCCCTATATGCATTATTAACCaataagatatataaatatatatatatatatttttgataaatattaaccATTAAGATATGAAGTGTCATATCTCATATTTCAGTTTTCCTCGATGCTTAATTCTATGGAATaactgtataaaaaaataaaaataggagaATAATAAAAACGCGGCAAAGTAAGAAAAAGGTTTTAGAAGGTGACCGTGGGCCGGCACTACATTTAGGGCTTGGGAGAACACACCTTAAAGCTATTGGGCTTTCGTGGTTGAGTCTAAAATGCAAGACTACCAGTGTTGTTGGACGGACAGGATAACAATATgagttttttcaataaatagccatcttacaatttcattttagaaaaatagtaaaaaaaaattagccattttaggacaaaaatacccttgataaaattgaaaattacgtaaaaggttttttttttaccctttcctttcttcccttacacagccgttcgtggggtttctacacagctgttcgtggggtttctctaaggtcactctttgcatctcatcgcctctcactctcatttttttgtattttctcatatctcaaactaaactcaggtaaaaattttatcttttttcttattagatgaaagtaaggaaatatgtgttttttttgttttttctctttctcttttttcttgtattttttattagtttagagttttttaagctttttatttaatatgggtatgtaagaaattaatttatgagctgttatatgtgattttaaagatacttaggtggcatatggtttgaaaatgggagaaattttatgtaaaactgaaaaattgcgaaaaacagtaaaaacggaggaaatttggcgaaaaagatgaacttccgccaatttcctccagtttgtcagttttcgcaaaatttccaccaatttttccccattttccgcaattttccgccagttttccgccatttttcttCTTCGGCAAACTAACTGACGAAAATGTGGACCTTCTATAGAAATTTGCaagctaattttgattttccagaAACTTGTCTCTCTGCTCAAAGATGAAAATCAAACAACATCAGATCGCATGGGCATGGGGAGGGAGAACAATTTTCTAAAAACTGGTTCTTCTATGACACCGACAAATGGGAGGACAATTTTGCTTGAAGTGAAAATGGCGTTGGTGTGTTtctaaagggaaagaaaaagcttagttttgtttttatgcccTAGTTCTGTttcgaaaggaaaagggaatagaggaaaaaaaaaaatcaaaaacaacaaaCTAAAAGAAAGTTGCATTTCGGTAGAGAAAAtagacccccaaaaaaaaagtacgaagggtattttggtcctgTTGTACTAAAAGTtggctatttttaaaaaaaaaaaaaattgctatttttctaaaatggagttgtaatgTGGTTATTTTTCGAAAAAACTCTAACAATATTTCCAAGTTCTTGTTTGACACAATTTTTAATGGGTTTAAAAAATTTTGGCCCTTAAAATAATGGCAAAAATTTTTAATGTGCCTTTTTCATTATtgcaaagaataataataataataatcataaaataatgtacctttttcatatatatatatatatatatatatatattttgtgcatcagtatttttcttttattttgttctcaTTCTTCTTATCttgctttttgtttgtttgttttgttttgattttatttaatctatgtttaaatgcttaaaaatatttataactttttattaataagttattttgaaatataaaaataattattaaaaatataatgtgcCTAACAAGTTTTATAgtgtaaatataaaaatcacaATCTTAGCTTTTTAGTAAACAAATTTTCCCAAAATATCTTTGTTTTTAAACTTTTGTATATCTATATCTTCTaagttcattattattttacatttcaggtctgtttgaaaaatataaaaatttgtaatCATTTTTTCGGAAATTAGTTTCACATGAATTGATTTTTCAGGAACTTATTTTGTTAGTATTTAATTAGTAAGAAAAATTTAGAACATTAACGTAATTAATTCTTTTGGgttttaaaattgaagatacatttgttgttaaaaaaatatataaaataagctttttagaaaatttgagaacGACACATTTTTTGTAAGTTTTAATTTTCACCctatttttccaaactttaaaagttaaatttctaAAAGAATCATACCTTCGACCTCTTAAAACTTATCCAAacaccaacccaaaaaaaaaaaaaaaagttaactttgtcaaaaattttatatttttataaaaagaaagggCACTTTCCAAACAGGCCTTACTTCCACTTTTATTCCTACTTATTTTTCCAAACACCAtaattttaactaaaaaataagatattcgttttcatatttattttgggtGTTTTCGTATGAGAAAGAAGGttaaaattaagtttaaaaTCGACTACaaagtttatttgtttttgtaattaACAATGTCTTTCTaaggtttaatttttaaagtataGTTTATATCTCGCTGCAAAATAGGGAATTGCTGCAAGTGAGCTGGGTTACCGGAGAAGACAAAAAAATAGCAAATCGTATTTTaccattcaaaattttcagCCTGAAAAAAATAGGAGTTGCATACTCCTAATCAAtaatttttggggaaaaaaaaaaaaaagaattttcatgttttacaagttttttcaaaattttcgacTGGAAAAGATGGGTGCAATACTCTTTATTCAGGGaaatttgctatatatatatatatgtgtgtgtgtgtgtgtgtgtgtacaagttcttcaaaatttccgttatttttttaacaattaccTCCACCAGAATAATCACATATGAACGTATCATATATACATGAAGGGTGATTAACtttctaaacaaaaagaaaaataaaaagggcaATAAATAGAGCACATTTTACAATAAGGCTAAagtttttgttgtaatagtttgtaaaatattaattataattttagaagCTTCATTAAACATTGTAAAGCTttacaaaaagtaaaattttagttaaaaagtaattaaaaaaaaaataataaaaatatataattaattacatcATTAAAGAatcattatgcaatttagcaatgaaaaataattaaagaattaattatatatttatacaatataCATTTAAACAATGTTACATTCACTTTTAAAAATACTCTGTAAGTTTTTAAAAGCTCTTTTTGATTTACAGCTAGAAAGTTTATCGATATGGAAAGTGGCTACTATTAGGTCCGACCGTATGGTGTATTTGCGGACAAAAAACATGCTAAAATCCATAGCCATTGGATTGTCACACTTGGCACGGACGGATGAGATTGAAGTGCAACtcaagtgtgaaaatttggccCAAATCTCCCTTCCTGCCTCGGTCAGCCGCTGCCAAAATTCCCCAAATCCAACCCTACCAAAATTTCCTGTTTTACTCCCAATCTACCTTCCTCTTCTACTCTTCTACCAAAGTTCTTGTCTGTCTTAggtaaagttgatttttttttattattattatgtataatttaaaatcattgagTACGTTTTCTTCCCCATCCAGGACTCTGCACTTATCAACCCGAAATCAAGAATGGACGCCGACGATGATGGCGATGACGGGAATGGGCACGGGCGATCTTCCCGAAAAATGACTCCATTTGGGTTCGACGCGAGACAAACTTGAAGATTACCCATTAATATAAACCCAATTGCTGGAGACTAGAATATAGCGTTAGAATAAAGCTACctagaaacccaaaaaataaatgccAAATAATACAGAGAAATTGAGATGGGGAAGAAGAAAGGTTATGGCTTTAGGAATGGAATTGGGGGAAAATCCATGTATAGTATGAGAAAATAAAATCCCAAAAGTGAGAGCTATTTTAggtttagatttatttttggttctgattctatgttttttttttttttttttttttgcttacccAAAAACCCACCAAGGCTTGGGGCTTACTGGAACGGTGGGAATCTTGATCTTGAAGCTTGTTGAAGCAGGGTATTTGGGAGCCCAAATGGTGGATGGTTACTGGTTGCCAGAACAGTGGAAGCAAAGGAGAAGATGAAGGGTAGGAAAAGCTGTGCGGCATGTGAGAGAGCTTTTTTGGAAGGGAAATTATGAATGTAATCTAGACCCTTGAGTTTAATCTGAAGGCCAGGATTAAAAGCATATTTTTGGACCGTATATAAAACTATCAAGACCGACCTTATTGTAGCCCCTCCCTTTCGATATGTACAGATTATAACTTTGTCTACtagtataaatttattatggtatccaattaattaatatact comes from Ziziphus jujuba cultivar Dongzao chromosome 6, ASM3175591v1 and encodes:
- the LOC107431060 gene encoding uncharacterized protein LOC107431060; this encodes MPCLYISTNVNLDGVDTDSIFSEATKAVSTIIGKPENFVMVILKGSVAISFGGNKDPAAYAEIVSMGGINSAVKKDLIATLGTILHAKLSVPRTRFFLKVFDTTAGRTNSKL